CCTTCGGCTGGATCACCACACCGACGATCCCGTTTGCGGCGGTGGGCGTCGCCAACTTCGCGTTCGCCGTGCCCGGTGCGCCAGCGGGCGTCGGCACGTTTCACATGCCGGTCAGCTCGCTGCTGGTGGACAGCTTCGGCGCAGAGCCGGGGCTGGCCGCCGCCTACGTGGTGGTGCTGCACCTCGCCGTGCTGGCGCCGGTCCCGCTGGTCTGGCTGCTGCTGGCAGCCCGCCGCCGCTGGCAGGCCGTCACGGTACGCGTCATGCATCTGCGGACGCCGTGAGTACCGAGCAATCTCGTCAGCTTCCTGCGCCGCGCATCTTTCCGGCCGGCTTCCTGTGGGGATCGGCCACCGCTGCCCATCAAGTGGAAGGCAATAACGACAACAACGACTGGTGGGCGGCCGAGCAAGCTGGACGCGTCCCGTTTAAGTCCGGCCTCGCCTGCGACCACTACAACCGCTTCGACGAGGACTTCCGCATGCTCGGCGGCCTCGGGCAGACGGCGCATCGCCTCTCGCTGGAGTGGAGCCGGATCGAGCCGCGCCCTGGCGAGCTGAGCCATGAGGCACTCGACCACTACCGCAAGGTGCTGGAATCGCTGCGGGCGCACGGCATCGAGCCGATTGTGACGCTGCACCACTTCTCGAACCCGATCTGGTTCGCCGAGCGTGGCGGCTGGCTCAATCGGGAGGCGGTGGGCCGCTTCGCACGGTACGCGAAGCGCGTCGTGCACGAGTACCGCGATCTCGTCCGCTACTGGATGACGATCAACGAACCTGGGGTCTACGCCTCGCAGGGCTGGATCCTCGGCCTCTGGCCGCCGAACCGCGCGAACGACCTGCGCGGCTGCTTCACGGCGATGCGGAACCTCGCGCTGGCGCACGGCCGGGCCTACCACGCCATGAAGCAGGCGCAGCCGGATGCGAGAATCGGTGTGGCGCACCACTGGCGGCTGTTCGACCCGGACGATCCGCTCCGACGCTCGGATCGTCTGCTGGCGCGGGCGCGGAATCACTGGATGAACCAGGCGTTCCCGATTGCGCTGCGGACCGGCCGGCTGGTCCCGCCGCTCGGCACTGGCGCGAGGATCCCCTGGCTCGCGGATACCGAGGACTGGGTCGGCGTGAACTACTACACCCGACAGGTGGACCGCTTCGAGCTGCGGGCGGCCCGGCTGGGCTTCGGCCGCGAGCAGTTCCACGAGGTCGAGCGCAACCAGCTTGGCTGGGAGATCTTCCCGGAGGGGCTTGAGCGGGCGCTGCTGGCAGCCGCGCCGCCGTCCAGCGGGCGCGAGGTGATGGTGACCGAGAACGGCATCCCCGAGCCTGACGGCCAGGACGAGCTACGGCCCCGCTACCTGATCCGCCACCTGGAAGCGTGCCACCGGGCGATGCAGGCCGGCGTCAACCTGCGCGGATACGTCCACTGGACCAGCATGGACAACTTCGAGTGGGCCGAGGGCACGGCGGCGCGCTTCGGGCTGGTCTACGTGGACTTCGAGACGCAGGAGCGCCGCCCCAAGCCGAGCGCCTACCTGTACCGGGACATCATCCGCCGCAACGGGCTGAGCAGCGAGGATCTGGCGCAGCACGGCGTGTCTGGACGGTAGGGAGGGAGGCCCTCACCCCCCGACCCCTGGACCAGGCCCTCACCCCCCGACCCCTGGACCAGGCCCTCACCCCCCGACCCCCTCTCCCTGTGCGCGGGAGAGGGGGAGGCACGACAGTCGCGCGTGTCTCCCCCTCTCCCGCGCACCGGGAGAGGGGGTCGGGGGGTGAGGGCCTTCTAGACTGCGGACGAGACTACGCCACCGGCGGTAGATGGTGCCGGCCGGGGACCACGTCGGTCTGGCCGGCCGCGCCCTTCAGGATCTCGTCGATCTCGTCGAGGGCGCGCTGTGGCAGTGCGAGGTTCAGCGCCTCGACGTTCTCCTCGATCTCGCGGGGCGAGCGGCAGCCGGAGAGCGCCACCGAGACGGCCGGGTTCTTGAGCACCCAGGCCAGCGCCATGCGTGGCAGTGTCGTGTTCAGGTCGGCGGCCACGGCAGCCAGCTTGTCCACAACATCCAGGTTCGTCCCCAGGTTCGGCCCGAACAGCCGCTGCCCGAACAGCAGGCCGTTCCGCCGCCAGTCCTTCTCGTCGAAGGCGTTCTCGCGGGGCAGCGTGCCCGTCAGCAGCCCGTGCGCCATCGGTCCGTACGCCATGATGCCGACGCCGATCTCCTGGGCCGTGGGCATCATCTCCCGTTCCCAGCGCCGGTCGAACATGTTGTAGCCGACCTGGTTGGCGCAGATCGGCGCGAAGCCCTTAGCCGTCCGCAGCTCATAGGCGGTGAAGTTGGAGACGCCGATATGCCGGGTCTTCCCCTCGGCCTTGAGCTCTTCGAGCGCCCGCATCGTCTCGGCGATGGGCGTCTCAGGGTCGGGCCAGTGCATCAGCAGCAGGTCGACGTGATCCGTGCCGAGCCGCTTCAGGCTCTCCTCGTTGATGCGCTTGATGGTGGAGTAGCGGCCATCGAACTTGGCGGTGAAGGTGACCGGATCCCAGGTGATCCCCACCTTGCTGACCAGGATGATGTCGTCGCGGCGGCCGGCCAGCGCCTTTCCGAGGACGATCTCGGAGCCGCCAAAGCCGTAGTTCGGGGCCGTGTCAAACAGCGTCACGCCGAGATCCATCGCGCGATGGACCGCCGCGATGACCTCGCTGTCGTCGGTGCTGCCGTAGCCCGGGTTCCCCATCTCCCAGCAGCCGAAGCCGATGGCCGAGACCGTCAGCCCGGTGTCTCCCAACGCGCGGTATTCCACCTGGATCCTCCGTGCGGCAGCGGTCAGTGCTGCCGGCTTACCAGCCGTCGATGCTAGCACGGTCGGCGCGGCCGATGCTGGCCCGACGGTGACGCGGTCAGCGGAGGGCGATGCTGCCCGTAGCGACCTCGCGCGGCCAGACGATGACCTTGCGGCCTGACTGCAACTGCACCGCCACCACCTGATGCCCGATCTGCTGGCCGGTACGCGGATCGGCGCGAAAGCGGCCGTAGAAGGTGCTGGTGTCGAGGGCAGCGGCCGTTGCGCGCACGGCCTTGTCGTCCAGCGAGCGGGCCACCCCGATGCAGTGACCCGCAATCAGCCCGGCCGCGTAGGTCTGCGCGGCCGGATAGTCCGGCGCAGTCCCGAAGCGCGCTCGGAACGCTGCCGCGAACGCCGATGACGTCGGTCCGATCTCTGGCCGATCCTGGAGTGTCGGCTCCCACTGGCTCGGACCGTAGAAGCCGTCCGCGTCTGCCCCGAGCGCATCCGCAAACGCCTGGACGCCGGCCGCCACCAGCCCGACGACGGCTGCCTGGACGGCCTGCGCCCGCAGTGCTCGCGCAAACGCGATGTCGGCCTCGGTCACGCCAGCCCCGAGGATGATGTCCGGCTCAAGATCGGCGATCTGCCGCACGAGCGCGCGGAGTGGGTCAGGCTCCTTCGGGTAGGCCGCCTGTAGCACCACCTCGAGGCCCAGCCGTCGTGCGTGCGCCTCCGCACCGCCAATCACCGCTGCCGGAAACGTTCCGCGTGCGCCGTAGACCAGCGCTACCCGCCGGATCGGCCGGTGGGCGCTCTGCACCGCGATATCCAGCAGTGGCGCGAAGTAGGCGGTGGCCGGCGAGAGCAGGTTCACGACGTGCCGCCAGCCCCGCGCGACCATCGCGTCGGACGAGCCGCCGTGGTTCCAGAGGGTACCGTCCTGCTCGGCGGCCACCTCGGCGGCAGCCAGCGCCAGGACGCTGGAGTACGGCCCACACAGCAGATCGACGCGGTCCTCGCTGATGAGGCGGCGCGTGTTGGCGGCAGCGTCAGCCTGCCTGCCACTGTCGTCGTAGACGACCAGGCGGATCGGCCGTCGCGGCTCGCCTGGCTCGACGATGATGCCGCCTGCCTTGTTCCCGTGCTCGGCCCACAGCGTCAGGCCGTCATGCGCCTGCCGCCCCTGCACGGCGAACCGGCCGCTCAGCGAGAGGCTCGCGCCGACCAGGATCGGCTTTGGGGACGACTCCACCATGCCCCGATGGTAGCCCACCTGCGAACACGCGCCCTGCACGCACTCGGCGACGGCCAATGCTCAGTAGCAATGCTCAGTAAGGACGAACGCGATCCCCGTGCTGTGCGCAAGAAGCCGTGTCATCCTGAACGGACCGAGGAACGCGGGACGTGAAGGTACCTGAAGGGCCGCGCGAACGTGCTGGACTATACGTGTCATCCTGAACGGACCGAGGAACGAGGAACGTGAAGGATCTCACCCGCTGGCCGTCAACGTTCGCGTCGGCGGGCGAGGTCCTTCGCAAGCTCGGGACGACAGCGCAACAGAGGAACTTCGACGCGATGCTCGGCGCTGCCGATCTGCGCCATGTCGCTCTTGTCCGCGGCTCAACCGGTGTGCGGCTGAGGGCGGGGTGACCGGCGTCTCCCAGTTCGTCAGTCGCCGCGCCGCGACATCCGGGGATCGAGCGCCGTGCGGAGGCCGTCGCCCAGGAAGTTCAGCCCGAGCACCGTCACGAAGATCGCGCCGCCGGCCGCTATCGCCATCCACGGCGCCAGTTGGAGCACCTTGTAGCCGTCGTTCAAGATCGAGCCCCACGAGGGCGTGGGCGGCAGGATCCCGACACCCAGGAACGAGAGCGACGCTTCGACGATGATGGCCGAGCTGACCGACAACGAGGCCTGCACGATGATCGGCGCGGTGGCGTTCGGCCAGATGTGGCGGAACATCATCCGCAGCGGCCCCGCACCGAGCGTCCGCGCCGCGAGGCAGTAGTCCAGTTCGCGGATGGTCAGCGCCTGGCTGCGGATCAGGCGCGCGAAGAGGGGCGTGTAGACGATGCCGATGGCGATCATCGCGTTCTCGATGCCGGCTCCGAGCGCGGCAGTGATCGCCAGCGCCAGCACCAGCGACGGGAACGCCGAGATCGCGTCCATCACCCGCATGAGGATGTCGTCGACCAGCCCGCCGACGTACCCGGCCGTCAGCCCGACCAGTACGCCGCCGAACAGGGCCACGCCAATCGAGATCAGGCCGACGATCAGCGAGACGCGTGAGCCGTAGATCACCCGTGAGAGCACGTCACGTCCGAGATCGTCGGTGCCGAACAGGTGCTTCGCGGAGGGCGCATCGAGCGTCGCCAGGAGATCCTGGCGCACGGGATCCTGCGGTGAGATGAGCGGGGCCGTGAGCGCCATCGCCACCAGCAGCAGCAGGACGCCGAGGCCCAGGCCCGCGCCGCGCACCTTGAGCAATCGCCGCATGAAGATGCGAAAGCCACGGAGCCGGGTCGAGTCTGCACGGCCGGCCGGCACGACCGGTACGCCAGCCGTGGACTCGGGGAGCGAGGCTGCCTGTGCCATCTAGTCGTACCTCACACGCGGGTCGAGCACGCCGTACAGCAGGTCGGTGATCAGGTTCGAGAAGAGGATGGCGGTGCCCATCAGCAGCACGACGGCCTGCACCACGGGGAAGTCGCGGTAGAAGATGGCGGCGACGGCCAGCTTGCCCATGCCCGGCACCGAGAAGATCGTCTCGATCACCACGGTGCCGCCCATCAGCCGGCCGACCTGCACGCCGACCACCGTGATGACCGGGATCAGGGCATTCATCAGGGCGTGACGGAGCACCACCGCTCGGGTGTTCAATCCCTTCGAGCGAGCCGTGGTCACGTAGTCCTGGTTCATCACTTCGAGCATGGCGCTGCGGATCTGGCGCATCAGGACGGCCGCCAGACCCGTCCCGAGCGCGAACGCCGGCAGCAGCATCAGCCTGAGGGACTCACCAGGGTTCTCGGTGAACGGGACGTACCCGCCAGCCGGAAACCAGCGCAACACCAGGGCGAACAGCAGGATCAACAGGATCCCCAGCAGGAAGTTCGGGATCGCCACACCCGAGAGCGCCAGCGTCGTGCCGATCACATCGAGCCACGAGCCGGGCTTGACCGCCGAGATGATCCCGATGGGCAGCGCGATGATCAGCGCGACGATCATCGACATCAGGGCGAGCTGCACCGTTGGGGAGATGCTGGAGCCGACAAGCTTTGTCACGGGCTGCTGGTAGTGCGCCGAGTTCCCGAAGTCGCCCACCAGCATCTTGGAGACCCAGCTCACATACTGGATGGGAATCGAGCGGTCCAGGCCCAGCTCGGCGCGGATCGCCTGGTAGGCGACGGTGTCGCGAGCGCGCTCCGGCCCGAGGATCGCCAGGGCCGGATCGCCCGGCAGCAGCAGGATGATGCTGAAGGCGATGACCGAGACCAGCCAGACGACCGGGACCATCAGGATCAAGCGCCGAATGACGTACATCCACATCGCCGGTCAGCTCACAAGGCGCCGTGCCAGATCGGCCGGCGCAAATGGCAGGTACGCCATGCGTCTCTCTCCACGATGACGAGACTGATCCGCCAGCAGTGGCGGTCATAGGCTGCGCGATCTAGACGACGATCCGCTGAGCAAGAGCTACCCAAGAACTACCGACGTGGCAGCATGTCCTCGCTGAATCGATGGTAGGGACCGGCCGCGCGGAACGTCAAGGCACTGGAGCGGCCTGCTGGGGAGTTCTTGACACCGGACGAGGGGACCGTTACCGTTCGACGGAAGCGGGCACGAGGCCCGTTGCGAGCGCTGTCACCCGGCGGCACAAACGATTGTGGCATACCCGGGCGGCGTCTGACGATACGAAGGGCCAGGCACAGTGGAGGTGCAGGCATGTTCAGGTCGTCGTCGACCATCTCTCGTCGAACGATGCTCAAGTTCGGGCTGATGGCTGCCGGAACCGGTCTGCTGGCAGCCTGTGGGCAGCAGGCTTCCGCGCCGGCCGGCGGCTCCGCGCCAGCAGCGGCCAAGCCGACGGAAGCGCCGGCCGCTGCGAAGCCAACGGCTGCCGTGCAGGTCGTGGTGCCAACGCCGGCGCTGGCGGCGCCAGCAGCCGCCAAGCCTGCCGAAGCCGCGAAGCCCGCCGAGGCGGCCAAGCCGGCGGAGGCCGCGAAGCCAGCCGAGGCGGCCAAGCCGCAGGCGAACGCCAACATCAAGCGTGGCGGCTCGATGAAGCTGCACCGTCAGAACGAGTGGCCGACACTCGATCCGCACACGGCCCAGACCAACAGCATCGACATGGTGCTGACCTACGACTATCTGACCCGCCTCGATCAGAACCCGCAGACCGGGGCCTGGGAGGTCAAGCCGGGGCTGGCCGAGTCCTGGGAGCTGCCGGACCCGCTGACCGCCATCTTCAAGCTGCGGAAGGGCGTCAAGTTCCACGACGGCACGGACTTCAACGCTGAGGCCGTCAAGTGGAACCTGAACCGGATGATGACGCACCCGAAGTCGTCGGCGAAGATCTCGACGGCCGGCATCGACACGGTCGAGGTCGTCGATGCGAACACCATCAAGCTCAAGCTGAAGACGCCCAGCCCGACGCTCTTCGTGAACCTCTCGGCGGACGCCGACAACGTCGGCGGCATGATGTCCCCCACCTGGGCCGAGAAGGTTGGCGATCAGGGCATCGCGACGGGGTCCGTGGGCACGGGGCCGTTCAAGCTGACCGAGTACAAGCCGGGCAGCCAGGTGGTCTACCAGAAGTTCGACCAGTACTGGAAGCAGGGCGCGGATGGGAAGCCGCTGCCGTACATGGACGAGGTCGTCTGCA
The Chloroflexota bacterium DNA segment above includes these coding regions:
- a CDS encoding amino acid ABC transporter substrate-binding protein — encoded protein: MVESSPKPILVGASLSLSGRFAVQGRQAHDGLTLWAEHGNKAGGIIVEPGEPRRPIRLVVYDDSGRQADAAANTRRLISEDRVDLLCGPYSSVLALAAAEVAAEQDGTLWNHGGSSDAMVARGWRHVVNLLSPATAYFAPLLDIAVQSAHRPIRRVALVYGARGTFPAAVIGGAEAHARRLGLEVVLQAAYPKEPDPLRALVRQIADLEPDIILGAGVTEADIAFARALRAQAVQAAVVGLVAAGVQAFADALGADADGFYGPSQWEPTLQDRPEIGPTSSAFAAAFRARFGTAPDYPAAQTYAAGLIAGHCIGVARSLDDKAVRATAAALDTSTFYGRFRADPRTGQQIGHQVVAVQLQSGRKVIVWPREVATGSIALR
- a CDS encoding ABC transporter permease, with translation MWMYVIRRLILMVPVVWLVSVIAFSIILLLPGDPALAILGPERARDTVAYQAIRAELGLDRSIPIQYVSWVSKMLVGDFGNSAHYQQPVTKLVGSSISPTVQLALMSMIVALIIALPIGIISAVKPGSWLDVIGTTLALSGVAIPNFLLGILLILLFALVLRWFPAGGYVPFTENPGESLRLMLLPAFALGTGLAAVLMRQIRSAMLEVMNQDYVTTARSKGLNTRAVVLRHALMNALIPVITVVGVQVGRLMGGTVVIETIFSVPGMGKLAVAAIFYRDFPVVQAVVLLMGTAILFSNLITDLLYGVLDPRVRYD
- a CDS encoding glycoside hydrolase family 1 protein → MSTEQSRQLPAPRIFPAGFLWGSATAAHQVEGNNDNNDWWAAEQAGRVPFKSGLACDHYNRFDEDFRMLGGLGQTAHRLSLEWSRIEPRPGELSHEALDHYRKVLESLRAHGIEPIVTLHHFSNPIWFAERGGWLNREAVGRFARYAKRVVHEYRDLVRYWMTINEPGVYASQGWILGLWPPNRANDLRGCFTAMRNLALAHGRAYHAMKQAQPDARIGVAHHWRLFDPDDPLRRSDRLLARARNHWMNQAFPIALRTGRLVPPLGTGARIPWLADTEDWVGVNYYTRQVDRFELRAARLGFGREQFHEVERNQLGWEIFPEGLERALLAAAPPSSGREVMVTENGIPEPDGQDELRPRYLIRHLEACHRAMQAGVNLRGYVHWTSMDNFEWAEGTAARFGLVYVDFETQERRPKPSAYLYRDIIRRNGLSSEDLAQHGVSGR
- a CDS encoding ABC transporter permease, with amino-acid sequence MAQAASLPESTAGVPVVPAGRADSTRLRGFRIFMRRLLKVRGAGLGLGVLLLLVAMALTAPLISPQDPVRQDLLATLDAPSAKHLFGTDDLGRDVLSRVIYGSRVSLIVGLISIGVALFGGVLVGLTAGYVGGLVDDILMRVMDAISAFPSLVLALAITAALGAGIENAMIAIGIVYTPLFARLIRSQALTIRELDYCLAARTLGAGPLRMMFRHIWPNATAPIIVQASLSVSSAIIVEASLSFLGVGILPPTPSWGSILNDGYKVLQLAPWMAIAAGGAIFVTVLGLNFLGDGLRTALDPRMSRRGD
- a CDS encoding aldo/keto reductase; translation: MEYRALGDTGLTVSAIGFGCWEMGNPGYGSTDDSEVIAAVHRAMDLGVTLFDTAPNYGFGGSEIVLGKALAGRRDDIILVSKVGITWDPVTFTAKFDGRYSTIKRINEESLKRLGTDHVDLLLMHWPDPETPIAETMRALEELKAEGKTRHIGVSNFTAYELRTAKGFAPICANQVGYNMFDRRWEREMMPTAQEIGVGIMAYGPMAHGLLTGTLPRENAFDEKDWRRNGLLFGQRLFGPNLGTNLDVVDKLAAVAADLNTTLPRMALAWVLKNPAVSVALSGCRSPREIEENVEALNLALPQRALDEIDEILKGAAGQTDVVPGRHHLPPVA